The following are encoded together in the Salvia hispanica cultivar TCC Black 2014 chromosome 6, UniMelb_Shisp_WGS_1.0, whole genome shotgun sequence genome:
- the LOC125196621 gene encoding (-)-5-epieremophilene synthase STPS3-like, with protein MAPPQSLVEIQRPVANFSPSLWGDQFIKHGSTAKAAQKHSSAVEVCKNEVLDMMAAAGNNLVEAMNLIDTLERLGISYHFEKEIEDKLHHFFNVNTDYSDDKSYDLYTVALHFRLFRQHGHRLSSDIFARWVDVNGKFQEGLKNDGKGLLSLYEASYLRTRGETILDDALEFATATLKSIAPHLESPLSKQVVHALIQPLHYGNPRIEARYFISIYEEYQDKNESLLRFAKLDYNLLQMLHKEELHEVSRWWKELDLVSKLPYARDRVVECFFWAMGVYHEPQFSRARVMLTKTIAMTSIIDDTYDAYGVIEELDIFTEAIERWNIEEMDKLPEYVKPFYKALLELYEQFEEELAKEGRSYAAHYAIESLKELVRSYHVEAKWFIQGYLPPFEEYLKNALITCTYCYHTTTALLGDESATKEDFEWLSEKPKMLVAGLLICRVIDDIATYEVEKERGQSATGIESYMRDNGATIEEAVAKFFEIATDAWKDINEECMRPSPYSRDVLMRILNLERIIDVTYKGNEDGYTQPEKVLKPHIVALFVDPINM; from the exons atggcTCCACCACAATCACTAGTAGAAATTCAGCGACCTGTCGCCAATTTCTCCCCGAGCTTGTGGGGCGATCAGTTCATCAAACACGGTTCTACTGCTAAG GCTGCTCAAAAACATTCCAGTGCAGTTGAAGTGTGTAAGAATGAAGTTTTGGATATGATGGCAGCTGCTGGAAACAATCTAGTTGAAGCAATGAACCTTATTGACACGCTCGAACGTCTTGGCATTTCATATCACTTTGAAAAGGAGATTGAAGATAAACTGCACCATTTCTTCAATGTAAATACGGATTATAGTGATGATAAGTCGTATGATTTGTACACTGTTGCACTTCATTTCCGTCTATTCAGGCAGCATGGCCACCGTTTATCTTCTG ACATTTTTGCAAGATGGGTCGATGTGAATGGCAAATTCCAAGAAGGCCTTAAGAATGACGGCAAGGGTTTGTTAAGTCTGTATGAAGCCTCGTACCTGAGAACACGTGGAGAAACTATACTGGATGATGCGCTTGAATTTGCTACTGCCACTCTCAAGTCCATAGCGCCACACCTTGAATCTCCTCTTAGCAAACAGGTTGTGCATGCTCTAATTCAACCCTTGCACTACGGAAATCCAAGAATTGAAGCTCGTTACTTTATCTCCATCTATGAAGAATACCAAGACAAGAATGAATCTCTCTTGAGGTTTGCTAAATTGGACTATAATCTATTGCAAATGCTACACAAGGAGGAGCTACATGAAGTCTCAAG GTGGTGGAAAGAACTGGACCTTGTCTCGAAACTTCCATATGCAAGAGATAGAGTGGTGGAGTGCTTCTTTTGGGCTATGGGAGTATACCATGAGCCACAGTTCTCTCGTGCTCGTGTCATGCTCACTAAAACTATCGCCATGACCTCAATCATAGATGACACTTATGATGCTTACGGTGTCATTGAAGAGCTCGACATTTTTACTGAGGCAATAGAGAG GTGGAATATTGAAGAGATGGATAAACTACCTGAGTATGTGAAGCCATTCTATAAAGCTCTTTTGGAACTCTATGAACaatttgaagaagaattgGCTAAAGAAGGAAGATCCTACGCTGCACACTATGCCATAGAATCT CTCAAAGAATTGGTGAGAAGCTACCATGTTGAGGCCAAGTGGTTCATACAAGGATATTTACCACCATTTGAGGAGTATCTAAAGAATGCCCTCATCACTTGCACTTACTGTTACCACACAACAACGGCGTTGCTGGGGGATGAATCTGCGACCAAGGAAGACTTCGAATGGCTAAGTGAGAAGCCTAAAATGCTTGTGGCAGGGCTACTCATATGTCGAGTCATTGACGACATAGCTACTTATGAGGTCGAAAAAGAAAGAGGTCAGAGTGCAACAGGCATAGAATCGTACATGAGAGACAATGGCGCCACAATAGAAGAAGCGGTGGCTAAATTCTTTGAAATAGCAACAGACGCATGGAAGGATATAAATGAGGAGTGTATGAGGCCATCTCCATATTCCAGAGATGTTTTGATGCGGATTCTGAATCTTGAACGCATAATTGATGTTACTTACAAAGGCAACGAAGATGGATACACTCAACCTGAGAAGGTTCTCAAGCCTCACATCGTTGCTTTGTTCGTTGATCCTATTAATATGTAG